A window of Streptomyces sp. SAI-127 contains these coding sequences:
- a CDS encoding MarR family transcriptional regulator yields MTRLSGSGDDRSSGPGDDPLSVALDIADAVDGLANVWSVAAQGASLRLSPHQLRALRILESEPGLNLTTLAESMDIGPPTASRLCDRLEAAGLLERLLHPHRRREVQLVLTGRGRQILDEVAARRSQALAVVLAAMEPGERAALGGGLRAFLTAQGDTGRDIDGPER; encoded by the coding sequence GTGACTCGTCTCAGTGGCTCGGGGGACGACCGGTCGAGCGGACCGGGTGACGACCCGCTCTCCGTCGCGCTGGACATCGCCGATGCCGTGGACGGTCTCGCGAACGTGTGGTCGGTGGCCGCCCAGGGCGCGAGTCTGAGGCTGTCGCCGCACCAGCTGAGAGCTCTTCGGATCCTGGAGTCGGAGCCGGGGCTCAATCTCACCACTCTGGCGGAGAGCATGGACATAGGTCCGCCCACTGCCAGTCGGTTGTGCGATCGGCTGGAGGCGGCGGGCCTGCTGGAGCGGCTGCTGCATCCGCACAGGCGACGTGAGGTGCAGCTCGTCCTCACGGGGCGCGGCCGGCAGATCCTTGACGAAGTGGCCGCGCGCAGATCTCAGGCACTTGCCGTGGTCCTCGCGGCCATGGAACCCGGTGAGCGGGCGGCACTGGGCGGCGGTCTGCGGGCTTTCCTGACGGCTCAGGGCGACACCGGCAGGGACATCGACGGCCCCGAACGCTGA